A stretch of the Aegilops tauschii subsp. strangulata cultivar AL8/78 chromosome 4, Aet v6.0, whole genome shotgun sequence genome encodes the following:
- the LOC141021961 gene encoding uncharacterized protein — MRPFDADDDYFSPDAFFADNFRQRFRMRKNVFDRIYHGVRSFDDYFILKKDTVGRIGFSGYQKCTAALQMLVYGTAADSWDEYLRMFESMVVVFGHQYLREP; from the coding sequence ATGCGGCCCTTTGACGCCGATGACGACTACTTTTCCCCTGATGCCTTCTTCGCTGACAATTTTCGCCAGCGCTTTCGGATGCGCAAAAATGTCTTCGATCGTATCTACCATGGTGTTCGGTCGTTTGATGACTACTTCATCTTGAAGAAGGACACCGTGGGGAGGATTGGGTTCTCTGGTTACCAGAAGTGCACGGCCGCACTGCAGATGCTTGTATATGGCACGGCCGCTGATTCGTGGGACGAGTACCTACGGATGTTTGAGAGCATGGTCGTGGTGTTTGGACATCAATACCTGAGAGAACCGTGA